One Burkholderia sp. 9120 genomic window, GCCCGGCTGTGTGGCGCGGCAGCATACGCTGGCCGCGCTCGATGGCGCGCGAATCCGCTATCGCGCGGCGTTCAGCAGCGCGAGTTTGATGGGGCTGGTGGCGACCGTGGATGCGGGTTTGTCGGTGATCGCGGTCACGCGTTGCAGCGTGCCGTCGCGGCTGGCGATTCTCGGCGAAGCGCAAGGCTTGCCGAAGATCGCGCCGCTGGAAATCGTAGTGGCCCGCAGCGCCAAATCGGATCGGCCGACCTGCGATTATCTGGCCGCGCAGATGATGCAGGATTTGTCGCTGGGGTCACAGACGCAATCGCCGACGCCGAACCCTTCGCAGTCGCGCTCGAAGGGTTCAACCGCGGCGCAGGCTTAAGCGCGCGGGTAGGCCGTCACTTCGCCGTCCACCGACAGCCGCACGCGTTCGCCGGGTTGCGGCGACAGGTAGCCCGGCACGCGGGCGCGCACCATGGTTCGCGTGCCGGACTGCATTTGCAGCGCAACACCGGCGTCCTGCCCCTGGAACGTCACTTCGGTGACGATAGCGTCGTAAGCCCGGGTGTCGTTGACCAGCCGATCTTCGTCGCGAAACAGGCGGATCTGCTCGGGCCGCACCATCACGTCCACGGCGCCCTGGCCGATCGGCGTGGACAACGGCAGATCGCCGAGTTCGCAACTCACCCGATCCTGGGTGACCGTGCCCGGCAGCAACACCGCTTCGCCGACAAACGAAGCCAGCTCCCGCGTGACCGGCAGCCGGTACAAGATCTGCGGCGTCGCCGTCTGAATCAGGCGACCGTTCCACAGCACCGCGACCTCGTGGCCCAGCGACAAAGCCTCGGATTGATCGTGCGTGACCAGCACCGCCGTGGCGCCGGTCGCGGCCAGCGCGCTCGCCACCGCCTGGCGGGTTTCGAGCCGCAACGCAGCGTCGAGCGAGGAAAACGGTTCGTCGAGCATCACCAACGTAGGCGACGGCGCGAGCGCGCGGGCCAGCGCGACGCGCTGCTGCTGACCGCCCGACAACTGCTGCGGCGCACGCGTGCCGAAGTCCGCCGGCAAGCCGACCAGTTCCAGCAACTCGGCCACACGATGACGCGCGCGCCGTTGCGTACGCGGCAAGCCGAACACGATGTTGTCCGCTACCGACAGATGCGGAAACAGCGCGCCTTCCTGCGGCACATAACCAATGCGTCGCTGTTCCGACGGCACATGCAGGTTATCGCCGACCACGCTGCGGCCGTCGATTTCGACGCTGCCGCCATCCGCGCGTTCGAAGCCGCACAACAGACGCAGCAGCGTGGTCTTGCCGCTGCCGGACGGGCCCAGCAGCGCGAGCAGGGTGCCGCGCTCGACCGAGAGATCGATGCCGTGCAGCACCGGGTGACCGTCGAACGATTTTTGCAGTCCGCGGATACGAAGTTCGCTCATGAAAATCCGATGATTAAAGCAGGTAGAGCATGGGCATCAGCATGGAATCAGCCGCGTTCGCCGAGCAGCGCCGATTTGCCGAGCAGCGCGAACAGCAGGCCCGACGCGAACAGCGAAATGCCGGTGAGCAGCGCAGCATAAGGCGCGGCGGCGGCGAACGCCATGGTCGACGTGTCGGCCCAGACCTGGGTGGCGAGCGTTTGCGTGTCGAGGGGGGAGAGCAGCAACGTCGCGTTCAGCTCGGTGACGACCGAAATGAACACCATCGACGCGGCGGCCCCGAGTCCCGGACCCGCCAACGGCAGCACCACGCGGAACAGCGTCTGCGACCAGTTCAGGCCGAGCGCACGCGCGGTTTCTTCGAGGCGCGGCTGCGCCTGCATGAAGGCGGCGCGTACGCTGACCAGCGCGACCGGCATGAACAGCATTGCGTAGGCGACCACCAGCAGCGTCGCGCTTTGATAGAGCGGCTGCAACGCATGCACCGCGAGCGACACGATCGCCAGCGCGATCACCAGACCCGGCACGCCTTGCGCGAGAAACACGGTGCGCTCGAACAGCGTCGCGAAACGGGTCGGGTAGCGCACCAGCAGGAACGCGAGCGGGATCACCAGCAAGGTGGTCAGCGCGGCCGCAGCGAGGCCGAAGCCGACCGACGACAACGTTGCGTTGAACAGCAGTTCAGGCGACACGTCGGCCGGTGTGACGGCCGCCGCACCCGGCTGCGTGAGCCAGTAGCCGATCATGCCGAGCGGCACGCCGAGCGTGGTCATCGTCAGCAGCGCAAAGCCGGCGACGACGATCCAGCGCCACGCGCCGAGGTCGTAGCGCAGCACCGCGCGACGTGTGCCGCGATCGACGCGTTCATAACGCGCCGCGCCGCGCACGCGAAACTCGAACGCGAGCACGATCAGGCAGATCACGATCAGCAGGCAGGCAAGCAGCGAGGCGCCGCCGCCGTCGAAACTGGTGCGGAATTCCGCGTAGATCTGTGTTGTGAAGGTGTGAAAGCGCAGCAGCGTGAACGCGCCGAATTCGGACAGCACGCCGAGCGCT contains:
- a CDS encoding ABC transporter ATP-binding protein — translated: MSELRIRGLQKSFDGHPVLHGIDLSVERGTLLALLGPSGSGKTTLLRLLCGFERADGGSVEIDGRSVVGDNLHVPSEQRRIGYVPQEGALFPHLSVADNIVFGLPRTQRRARHRVAELLELVGLPADFGTRAPQQLSGGQQQRVALARALAPSPTLVMLDEPFSSLDAALRLETRQAVASALAATGATAVLVTHDQSEALSLGHEVAVLWNGRLIQTATPQILYRLPVTRELASFVGEAVLLPGTVTQDRVSCELGDLPLSTPIGQGAVDVMVRPEQIRLFRDEDRLVNDTRAYDAIVTEVTFQGQDAGVALQMQSGTRTMVRARVPGYLSPQPGERVRLSVDGEVTAYPRA
- a CDS encoding iron ABC transporter permease, yielding MSEALSAGPPAVSTVTARARSRAPRGLFAAAAISALLVLLPIAFTFWRAASFGAGEAVDLIFRPLVGELLVNTVLITVSTTLVSAVLGTAAAWFVERTHVPGRRVWAVLTAAPLAMPAFISSYAWVSLSQDLQDFNGALLVLTCGYFPLVYLPVAAALRSMDPALEESARALGCSRWSSFVRVVLPQLRPALLGGMLLVALGVLSEFGAFTLLRFHTFTTQIYAEFRTSFDGGGASLLACLLIVICLIVLAFEFRVRGAARYERVDRGTRRAVLRYDLGAWRWIVVAGFALLTMTTLGVPLGMIGYWLTQPGAAAVTPADVSPELLFNATLSSVGFGLAAAALTTLLVIPLAFLLVRYPTRFATLFERTVFLAQGVPGLVIALAIVSLAVHALQPLYQSATLLVVAYAMLFMPVALVSVRAAFMQAQPRLEETARALGLNWSQTLFRVVLPLAGPGLGAAASMVFISVVTELNATLLLSPLDTQTLATQVWADTSTMAFAAAAPYAALLTGISLFASGLLFALLGKSALLGERG